One segment of Monomorium pharaonis isolate MP-MQ-018 chromosome 6, ASM1337386v2, whole genome shotgun sequence DNA contains the following:
- the LOC118646364 gene encoding uncharacterized protein LOC118646364, translated as MSESQKPNKAERPVTPRLDVPEERSSSRNVSPVRLSAELTLKVQTQLGRLAAIKSIAEMLPQSHEETSLEELNQFWLQIEETHKAFNKEHAYFEVSWPAALTNYEYFSRNAHQQEILHYMAARRLIGKLRHSLTVQPAPAEAISASSKERRVNSRLPDLSLPKFSGDYAAWPAFRDLFVSIILFNQQLTDVEKLHYLRTSLEGAAARAVSGLPMTDDSLGPSWDILKDKFENKRLLIQACLDKLFASSTPVPRKSAAQDKLLTEVKEALSTLEALGVKDDLGDCAVVYHVTRLLDRVTREKWENAVCATREYPKFEKLEEFLASNTETLQRVEAVASQPGPSSSTVTSKKTTAHQTSQRSDSSTASVNSYPCDCCNGQHFVVMCTKFRELSVQNRHKVAVDKRLCFNCLGRHSVRSCKSLRGCKKCTERHHTMLHDARPTASSAPSNNGSLATPST; from the coding sequence ATGTCGGAATCTCAAAAGCCGAACAAGGCCGAGCGCCCGGTGACACCACGGCTGGACGTGCCGGAAGAGCGTTCATCCTCACGGAACGTGTCTCCAGTTAGGCTTTCCGCAGAGCTCACCTTGAAGGTGCAGACGCAGCTGGGCCGGCTCGCCGCGATTAAATCCATTGCGGAAATGCTACCGCAGTCTCACGAAGAGACATCTCTCGAGGAGTTGAATCAATTCTGGCTTCAGATTGAGGAAACCCACAAGGCCTTCAATAAAGAACACGCTTACTTCGAGGTCTCATGGCCGGCAGCACTTACCAATTACGAGTACTTCTCAAGGAACGCTCATCAACAGGAGATCTTGCATTACATGGCTGCACGACGTCTCATTGGCAAGCTCCGACACTCACTGACCGTTCAACCTGCTCCTGCGGAGGCAATCTCAGCGTCTAGCAAAGAACGAAGGGTGAACTCACGTCTCCCAGACCTCTCACTCCCAAAATTTTCGGGAGATTACGCAGCATGGCCTGCTTTTCGAGATCTCTTTGTGAGCATCATTCTATTCAATCAACAGCTCACAGATGTTGAGAAGCTCCATTACCTTCGCACGTCGTTAGAAGGCGCAGCAGCTCGAGCTGTCTCAGGACTTCCCATGACTGATGACTCACTCGGGCCTTCCTGGGACATACTCAAGGATAAGTTCGAGAATAAACGCCTGCTCATTCAAGCATGTCTTGATAAACTCTTTGCCAGCTCAACACCAGTGCCTAGGAAGTCGGCAGCTCAGGACAAGCTGCTCACAGAGGTCAAGGAGGCACTTAGCACGCTCGAGGCGTTGGGTGTCAAGGATGACTTGGGCGACTGCGCGGTGGTTTACCACGTCACACGGCTTCTCGATCGCGTCACGCGGGAGAAGTGGGAGAATGCGGTGTGTGCCACGCGAGAGTATCCCAAGTTCGAGAAACTCGAGGAGTTTCTAGCCTCTAACACGGAAACTCTCCAGAGGGTCGAAGCTGTTGCATCTCAGCCTGGTCCTAGCTCATCTACGGTGACCTCTAAGAAAACGACCGCTCATCAGACGTCTCAACGGAGTGACTCATCCACTGCTTCGGTCAACTCATACCCTTGTGATTGCTGCAATGGACAGCATTTTGTGGTCATGTGTACCAAGTTTCGAGAACTGTCGGTACAAAATCGACACAAGGTCGCAGTGGACAAGCGCCTCTGTTTCAACTGTCTAGGGCGCCACAGCGTCCGATCATGCAAAAGCCTGAGAGGATGCAAGAAGTGTACAGAGCGCCATCACACTATGTTACATGATGCACGCCCAACAGCCTCGTCCGCTCCGTCAAACAACGGCTCATTGGCGACGCCCTCGACGTGA
- the LOC118646365 gene encoding uncharacterized protein LOC118646365: MVQSSNVTHMSAHPAQRYSPPPWHKLRTPLLRRISFDSSTSLVNTQAFSSLELEVHILKTVTSILPSFETEPEEWHLKHLALADPEFLIPRPVDILIGADAYGQIIKPNIIRHSPFMPIAQLSIFGWLVLGPVNKKTHQLVDKFWIQEEVPTHDVNRLTPDEQRCEEHFKMTHSRDSSGRYTVRIPLKSPADLLGDSYHAAHQCLKGLRKRLSRDASYQRLYQQFMTEYETLNHMTKASSISSHRSHFYLPHHGVLKPDSTTTKLRVVFNGSSASTSGYSINDLMYTGAKLHLNISDVLLWIRRHRHIFATDITRMYRQIKIHEDDWDLQRILWIDDQLNEVPYGSIPRSPVPYHLTTVTYGTKAAPFLAVRTLLQLVEDEGYRFPLAVPSISHGRYVHDIFGGADTV; encoded by the exons ATGGTGCAATCGTCGAACGTCACACACATGTCCGCTCATCCGGCTCAACGTTACTCGCCACCGCCTTGGCACAA GCTCAGAACACCTTTGTTACGGAGAATCTCATTCGACAGCTCAACATCCCTCGTCAATACTCAGGCATTTTCATCACTGGAATTGGAG GTTCACATTCTCAAGACAGTTACATCAATCTTACCATCCTTTGAAACGGAACCGGAAGAATGGCATCTCAAACACTTGGCATTAGCCGATCCTGAATTCCTCATTCCGCGGCCGGTTGACATCCTCATCGGAGCAGACGCCTACGGGCAAATCATCAAGCCCAACATCATCAGGCATTCTCCATTTATGCCGATAGCGCAACTCTCCATTTTTGGATGGCTCGTTCTTGGACCAGTTAACAAGAAGACACATCAAC TTGTTGACAAATTCTGGATTCAAGAGGAGGTGCCTACTCATGATGTTAATCGACTCACCCCTGACGAACAGAGATGCGAGGAGCATTTTAAAATGACACACTCTCGCGATTCTTCAGGGAGGTATACCGTCCGGATTCCACTTAAGTCACCAGCAGATCTTTTGGGTGATTCCTACCACGCCGCTCATCAATGTCTTAAAGGACTACGCAAGCGACTCTCAAGGGATGCGAGCTATCAACGTCTTTATCAACAGTTTATGACTGAATACGAAACACTCAACCACATGACGAAGGCATCATCTATCTCCAGTCATCgctcacatttttatttaccgCATCATGGTGTTCTCAAGCCTGACAGTACAACAACGAAACTGCGGGTGGTTTTCAATGGCTCTAGCGCATCTACATCGGGATACTCTATCAACGACCTTATGTATACTGGAGCAAAACTGCATCTAAACATCTCAGATGTTTTACTGTGGATACGTAGACATCGTCACATTTTTGCCACAGACATCACAAGGATGTACAGACAGATCAAGATTCACGAGGATGACTGGGATTTACAACGGATACTCTGGATAGACGATCAGCTCAACGAAGTGCCATATGGGAGtatccc gaGGTCACCCGTGCCATATCACCTAACGACCGTCACTTATGGAACAAAGGCCGCACCGTTCTTGGCCGTGCGAACTCTGCTGCAATTAGTAGAAGATGAAGGATATAGATTTCCACTGGCGGTGCCATCCATCAGTCACGGCAGATATGTCCATGACATCTTTGGTGGTGCAGATACAGTGTAA
- the LOC105839001 gene encoding uncharacterized protein LOC105839001 codes for MAGDFPLAKWHATHPDLIKTVTDNQDQGLPITFDDCATKILGLKWLPQEDAFAFSTRNSCAKGGLTKRLILSEVAQIFDPLGFASPVVIKAKILLQELWLHKLQWDEPLPSQLSARWLIIREELTSLAKLSIPRWFNRWSDSTVELYGFSDASQLAMAAVIYISVRNSKGATISLVCSKTKVAPLKRLSIPRLELTAALLLSRLMKYVKATLQMDVATTHMWTDSLVTLSWIRSHASRWKDFVRNRVAQIQELTPDAHWRYIPGTSNPADCASRGLTTAQLQHHSLWWNGPSWILKPNSWPSQPALTDKLSATEARPGVSLLAITPKADYHWDIIYRYSNLNKLLRITALCFRIISRLRKVHDSSPVIHTSPAAVERARLFWIKATQATYFSHELKMLQSNSPLAKAHAFNRLTAYIDAQGIIRVGGRLAHAALSFDVKHPAILPRHSYLSSLIIAHAHQRTLHGGTQLTLLYIRQQYWIFGGRAPVKSHILRCVKCARQRGIRAHQLMGQLPLSRVTPARPFTHTGVDYAGPLTVKTWKGRGAKTSKSWICVFVCFSTSAVHLETVGDYSSEGFIAAYQRFASRRGIAHTLHLDCGTNFIGADTALKRLFIQSTQEHQRISQLLSEDHTRWEFNPPATPHMGGKWEAVVKSIKYHLRRTIGENVLTFEELATLLTQIEAILNSRSLEPLSDDPEDISALTPGHFLIGSSLTTLPEPSLTDLAISRLSRWQLIQQRVQQFWTQWLSHYLQRQQAISKWHHRNNEVKLGSLVLITDERLPPCKWPLARVTTLHPGKDGLVRVVTLKTATTTLVRPVIKLAVLPVPSSE; via the coding sequence ATGGCGGGCGACTTCCCACTAGCAAAGTGGCACGCAACTCATCCCGATCTAATCAAGACTGTCACTGACAACCAAGACCAAGGCTTACCAATCACATTCGACGATTGCGCAACCAAGATACTCGGATTAAAATGGCTCCCTCAAGAGGATGCATTTGCATTTTCAACAAGGAACTCTTGCGCTAAAGGCGGACTCACAAAACGCCTCATTTTATCTGAAGTGGCTCAGATTTTTGATCCACTTGGCTTTGCATCACCTGTAGTGATCAAGGCTAAAATTCTCTTGCAGGAGCTTTGGCTGCACAAGCTCCAATGGGATGAACCACTGCCATCCCAGCTCTCAGCCAGGTGGCTCATCATCAGAGAAGAACTCACAAGTTTGGCCAAACTCTCAATACCTCGGTGGTTCAATAGATGGAGCGATTCGACGGTGGAACTTTACGGATTCTCTGATGCCTCTCAATTAGCAATGGCTGCAGTCATATACATCTCCGTCCGCAACTCAAAAGGCGCCACGATCTCACTTGTGTGCTCCAAAACCAAGGTAGCACCTCTCAAGCGACTCTCAATCCCTCGACTTGAACTCACAGCAGCTCTACTGCTTTCTCGACTCATGAAATACGTCAAAGCCACTCTACAAATGGACGTAGCGACCACTCACATGTGGACGGACTCTCTCGTGACACTCTCGTGGATCAGATCTCATGCATCGCGCTGGAAAGATTTTGTCAGGAATAGAGTAGCACAAATTCAAGAACTCACTCCAGACGCTCACTGGAGATACATCCCTGGAACATCTAATCCAGCAGATTGCGCTTCACGAGGCCTCACAACTGCTCAACTTCAACATCACTCATTGTGGTGGAATGGACCGTCATGGATACTCAAGCCAAACTCGTGGCCGTCACAACCAGCACTCACCGACAAGTTGAGTGCAACTGAAGCTCGTCCAGGTGTCTCCTTATTGGCGATTACACCAAAGGCTGACTACCACTGGGATATCATTTACAGGTACTCAAAtctcaataaattattgaggATCACAGCTCTTTGTTTCAGAATCATCTCGCGATTGAGAAAAGTCCACGACTCATCGCCTGTCATACACACCTCTCCCGCGGCTGTAGAAAGGGCACGACTCTTCTGGATTAAAGCAACTCAAGCCACGTATTTCTCTCACGAACTCAAAATGCTTCAATCTAACTCACCGTTGGCAAAAGCACACGCATTCAATCGATTAACTGCTTACATCGACGCCCAAGGAATCATTCGCGTCGGCGGACGACTCGCTCACGCGGCGCTCTCATTCGATGTAAAGCATCCTGCAATATTGCCTCGACACTCTTATCTATCATCGTTGATCATAGCTCATGCCCATCAACGGACGTTACATGGGGGCACACAGCTCACGCTCTTGTATATCCGACAACAATATTGGATTTTCGGCGGACGGGCTCCTGTCAAGTCACACATCCTGCGCTGTGTCAAGTGTGCTCGGCAGAGGGGGATCCGTGCTCATCAGCTGATGGGCCAACTACCTCTTTCTCGAGTTACGCCGGCACGGCCGTTCACTCACACAGGGGTGGATTATGCGGGACCACTCACCGTTAAAACTTGGAAGGGAAGAGGTGCCAAAACCAGTAAAAGCTGGATCTGCGTCTTTGTGTGCTTCTCAACCTCAGCAGTACATCTGGAGACGGTCGGTGATTACTCTTCCGAAGGATTCATTGCCGCCTACCAACGATTCGCATCGAGACGCGGCATTGCTCACACCTTGCATTTGGACTGCGGCACCAACTTCATCGGGGCGGATACAGCTCTCAAAAGGCTGTTTATCCAGAGTACTCAGGAACATCAACGAATCTCTCAACTGCTCTCCGAAGACCATACCCGGTGGGAATTCAATCCCCCAGCAACACCTCACATGGGTGGAAAATGGGAGGCGGTagtaaaatcaatcaaatatcaTCTACGACGCACCATTGGAGAAAACGTGCTCACCTTCGAAGAACTCGCTACACTACTTACTCAGATTGAGGCAATTCTCAACTCTCGATCTCTCGAGCCATTGAGTGACGACCCAGAAGACATATCAGCGCTCACACCAGGTCATTTTCTCATCGGAAGCTCTCTTACCACTCTACCAGAACCTTCGCTCACGGACCTGGCGATCTCAAGGCTGTCACGATGGCAACTCATCCAACAAAGAGTACAACAATTTTGGACCCAATGGTTATCTCATTATCTACAACGCCAACAAGCAATCTCAAAATGGCACCACAGGAACAATGAAGTCAAATTAGGGTCATTGGTACTCATCACCGACG